The genome window GAGCGAGACCTGCGCTGCCAGGCTGCCGCGTCACGCGCGGAGGAATGCGCACTGCTACCGGTCAAGAAGGGTTCCGGTCGTTCGGTGCCGCACTGGTCAGTGCGAGAGTCGCCTGCATCGGCTCCGGATTGCGCAGGCCACACCAGAAATATGCGCCCGCACGCATGAGAAACCTGCGCCCAAGTGTGGGCAGGAGCATCTCATTGGTAGCAGCGATGGGCTCGGTGCTGGCGATAAATGGACGTTTACAGATACCTCCGGTTTATTGATCAGAAGGCAATAGCGGAGAAATGACAGCGTGGCCAGGGCGCATGCATTTCCCGAAAGGGAGAAAGCTTTCAAGTTCGCCGGGAGTGGGCCAGGTCGATGTCGTATTTCTGTATCATGCCGTTTCCTGATCCAGCAATGCTTGAATAAATTCTCTCTTTCAATTTATCATCCGCTCGCTTTTCAGGAAGCGAGTGATGTTTACTACTGCCGAGGCATAAACAATGAGCAAGTATCAAGAACTCTTGAGCAAAATCGACACCTTGAAGGCGCAGGCCGAGGAAGAGCGCAAGAAAGAGATCGCCGATGTCGTCGCCGACATCAAGCAGAAAATGGCGCAGTATGATTTGTCGCCGAGCGACCTCGGATTCAGTGGCGCGAAAGCCGGCAAGTCGTCTTCCAAGGGCAAGGGTAGTGTGGCCCCGAAATATCGGGACCCGGCTACGGGCAAGACTTGGACGGGCCGTGGCCGCGCACCGAAGTGGATTAGCGAAGCCGAATCGCGTGGTGTCAAGCGCGATACTTTTCTGATCTGAGCGCTTGCCGCTTTCCAGCGAAAAGGGCCGCCCTCGGGCGGCCCTTTTTCATGGCGCATCGTGAAATAGCTGGTGCCGGAGGTGGGACTCGAACCCACACTGGTTGCCCAACCGCATTTTGAGTGCGGCGCGTCTACCAGTTCCGCCACTCCGGCGCGGTCGCGGACTATAGCGGAGCTGCGACCACCCTACAATGTGCGAGTGAAGCGCAGCGATTTCCACTTCGAGCTCCCCGAGGCCCTTATCGCGCAGCACGCCGTCGAGCCGCGCTCGGCGGCGCGCATGCTGTGTGTCGAGACGTCCGGTCCGCGTGACGCCTGCGTTGCCGACTGGCCCGGCATGTTGGCGCCCGAGGATCTGCTCGTCTTCAACGATACGCGGGTTATCCCCGCGCGCCTGCATGCCACTAAGGCTACAGGCGGCCGTGTGGAAATCCTGCTGGAGCGCGCACTCGACGATCATCGGGTGCTGGTGCAGATGCGCGCTTCCAAGACGCCCAAGCCCGACAATCGACTGACGGTGGACGACGACGGCGCGGCAATGGTCGTCGAGGGAAGGGAGGGCGACTTCTTCCGCCTGCACTTTCCGGAGGAGCCTGCGTTGGCGGTCTTCGAGCGCGCCGGACATGTGCCGCTCCCGCCCTACATCACGCGTGCCGACACCGCCGACGATCGCGAGCGCTACCAGAGTGTCTTCGCGCGGGAATCCGGCGCCGTGGCCGCGCCCACGGCGAGCCTGCACGTCGACGATGCGCTGCTCGCCGCGCTGCGCAGCCGTGGTGTGGGCATTCGGACGCTGACGCTGCACGTCGGCGCCGGCACCTTCGCGCCCATGCGCGTCGAGGACCCCGCCCAGCACCCCATGCACGCCGAGCGCTACCGGGTGACGCCCGAGCTGGTCGAGGCGGTCGAGGCCACCCGCGCGCGCGGTGGCCGCGTCGTTGCCGTGGGTACGACCGTCGTGCGGGCGCTGGAGAGCGCTGCCGTCGACGGCACGCTGACTGCGGGTGCCGGCGAGACGCGCCTCTTCATCGCGCCGGGCTATCGCTTCCGCGTCGTGGACGCGCTGCTCACCAACTTCCATCTGCCGGAGTCGACACTGCTCATGCTGGTCTGCGCCTTCGGCGGCTACGAGCCGGTGATGGCTGCTTATCGGCACGCCGTGGCGGGTGGCTATCGCTTCTTCAGTTACGGCGACGCGATGTGGCTGCCGCGGCGCGTCGATACCCGGGCGCGCGGCTGAGGCGGCGTGTCAGGCGCAGTCTCGCACCACGGCTGCGTCCTTCGCGGGCTGCAGGCGGGCATTCAGCCACTCGGGCAGGCTGTGCTCCAGCCACATGCGCGGCACGCCACTCTGGCCGGCTGCCACGAAGCCGACGTGCCCACCGCGCGGGCTGACGAGCAGCTCGACGGTCTTGGGGAGGCTCGCGGGATCCGGCACGATCTCCGGCACCATCATCGGATCGTCGAGGGCATGGATGATGCGCGTTGGCACGCGGATGCCCTCCAGGTACTGGCCGCAGGAGGCACGCTCGTAGTAGTCCTCGGCGTCGGCGTAGTCGTTGCAGGGCGCGGTATAGGCATTGTCGAAGTCGCGGAAATTGCCGGCAGCCAGCGCCGCTTCCAGATCGGCGTCGGGCGGTAGCGGCACGGGCCCGTGTTTGCGCCGCAGGCCGGCCTTCAGCCCGCGCAGCAGATAGGACTGATAGGCGCGCGCGGCGCCACGCTGCAGATGGTCCACGCAGGGCGCCAAGCGGAAGGGCACGGACACGGCGGCCGCGGCGTCCAGCGGCGCCCGCGCGCCCATCTCGCCCAGGGTCTTGAGCAGGACATTGCCGCCCAGCGACCAGCCGATGGCGGCGCGTCGTCGCTCTGGAAAGCGCTGCGCCATCTGCTGCAGGATCCAGGCGATATCGTCGCTGGCGCCGTGGTTGTAGCTGCGGGCGAGCTGATTCGGCGCCGGTCCCGCGCCGCGCTGCTGCACACCAATGCAGTACCAACCGCGCGCGCGCAGACGCAGCGCGGTGGCGCAGAGATAGGTCGAGTCCAGGCCGCCACCGAGGCCGTGCAGCAGCAAGGCAACCGGCGCGTCGGTGGACGCGCTCGCCGGCGGCAGGTGCCCGATGTCGATGAAGTCGCCGTCGGAAAGCTCGAGGCGCTCCACGCGCCAGTCCACGTGCGGCGTCCGACGCAGCAGTGCGGGCAGGGCGGTCTGCGCATGGGCCTGACGTATAAGCGGGTGCGGCTGAAAGGGAATGGTCATGCGGGATCTGTTGGCATCGTCAGCGTCATGCGCAGATACTGTGCGGACGACAACATGGCTGTCAGCTTAGCGAAGGAGATAATCATGAACCGGGAAGAGCTAATGCGTAAGGCCCGCCAGCGTTTGGAAGTGTTGCAGGCGGATATCGAGAAGCTTGAGGTCAAGGCGCAGCACGCGTCGGAGGATGTCCGCGCCCAGGCCGAGACGCATCTCCAGCGTGCACGCGAGCAGGCCGACGAGCTACGCGGCCGGATGGAAGAGATCCGTGAGGCGGCCGAGGGGCGGCTTCAGGAGCTGCGCGGCCAGGTTGATCAGCTCGGCGAGCGCGCGCGTGAGACGCTGGAGAAGATCCGCGGCAAGATCGGTCTCTGAGGCCGGCCGCGCCGGGAGTGGCGTTGAAGCAGCGCACCTTTGCCAAGAAATTTGCGCGTCAGCGATTGTGCTGACGCGCGGGTGCCGCTACAATCTCGCCCGCTTTACGGGGCCATAGCTCAGCTGGGAGAGCGCCTGCATGGCATGCAGGAGGTCGGCGGTTCGATCCCGCCTGGCTCCACCAAAAAATCGGCCGAGGCCGAACCTCTGTTCGTCCCCATCGTCTAGAGGCCTAGGACACCGCCCTTTCACGGCGGCGACAGGGGTTCGAATCCCCTTGGGGACGCCATAGAAGCAAGTCGACGGGCCCGCGCATCAGCGCGGGCCCGTTTTGTTTGGGCGGTCGCCGTGATCGAAGGGGCTCGGCCCGCGGTAGCGGCCCCTGCGTTAACCTAGCTAGGCATTTGGGTAGCAGGCACGATCATGGCAGCCAGCAAGCCCCGCAACGTTGCGCAGAAGCTCATCGCCGGGCATCTCGTCAGCGGTGAGATGCGTCCCGGCGATGAGATCGGCATCCGCATCGACCAGACCCTGACCCAGGACGCCACCGGCACCATGGTGATGCTGGAGCTGGAGGCAATGGGTGTCGATCGGGTCCAGACCGAGCTGTCGGCACAGTACGTCGACCACAACCTCATCCAGGAAGATTTCAAGAACCCGGACGATCACCTCTTCCTGCAGAGCGCCTGTCAGCGCTTCGGCATTTGGTTCTCGCGGCCCGGCAACGGCATCTCGCACGCGGTGCATCAGGAGCGCTTCGGCGCGCCGGGTCGCACCATGCTGGGTTCCGACAGCCACACGCCGGCGGCGGGCGCGCTGGGCATGCTGGCCATCGGCGCCGGCGGGCTGGAGGTCGCGCTGGCCATGGCCGGGGAACCCTTCTACCTGAAGATGCCGGAAATCTGGGGCGTGAAGCTCAGCGGCGAGTTGCCGGACTGGGTTTCCGCCAAGGATGTCGTGCTGGAGATGCTGCGCCGCCACGACGTCAAGGGCGGCGTCGGACGCATCATCGAGTACTGCGGCCCCGGTGTGGACAGCCTTTCGGCGATGGACCGCCACGTCATCGCCAACATGGGGGCCGAGCTGGGCGCAACCACGACGGTGTTCCCCTCCGACGGCGAGACGCGCCGCTATCTGCGCGCCCAGCAGCGCGAGGACGCCTGGTCCGAGCTTCGCGCCGACGAGGGCGCGGCCTACGACATCGATGAGCACATCGATCTGTCGGCGCTGGAGCCCCTGATCGCCAGGCCCTCGTCGCCCGGCAATGTCGTGGCCGTGCGCGAGGTTGCCGGCGAGCCGCTCTATCAGGCCTACATCGGGTCGTCGGCCAATCCCGGCTATCGCGACTTCGCGGTGCCGGCGAAAATGGTGGACGGCCGCGTCGTCGATCCGCAGGTTTCCTTCGACGTCAATCCCAGCTCTCGCGCCATGCTCGAGACGCTGACGCGCGACGGGCTGCTGGCGCCGCTGATCCACGCCGGCGCGCGGCTGCATCAGGCCGGCTGCAACGGTTGCATCGGCATGGGGCAGGCCCCGGCCACCGGCCGCAACAGCCTGCGCACGACGCCGCGCAACTTTCCGGGGCGCTCGGGCACGCCCGAGGACGCGGTATTCCTCTGCAGCCCCGAGACGGCCACTGCCAGCGCGCTCGCCGGGGTGATCACGGATCCGCGCGACATGGACATGGCTTATCCCCGCGTCGCCGATCCCGACGACCCGGTCGTCAACGAGGCCATGCTGCAGGCGCCGCTGACGCCGGAGATCGCGCGCCAGGTCGAGCTGATCAAGGGCCCGAATATCGCCTCCCTGCCCGAGATCGAGGGCCTGCCCGACGCGCTGGAGCTGCCCGTGCTGCTGACGGTGGGCGACAACGTCTCCACCGACGAGATCATGCGCGCCGGTGCCGAGGTGCTGCCGTTTCGCTCGAACATCCCGGAGATCGCCAACTTCGTCTACGACCAGGTGGATGCGGAGTATCTGGCGCGCGCGCAGGCCACCGGCGACCACGCCATCGTCGGCGGTGACAACTATGGCCAGGGCAGCTCGCGCGAGCACGCGGCACTGGCGCCGCGCTACCTGGGCCTGCGCGCGGTGCTCGCAAAGAGCTTCGCGCGCATCCACTGGCAGAACCTCGTCAACTTCGGCGTGCTGCCCCTGACCTTCGCTGATCCGGCTGACGCCGAGGCGCTGCCGCGCGACAGCGTGATTGGTCTGGAGGGACTGCATCAGGCCCTGGCTGCCGGCCCGGAGATCAGCGCGCAGTGCGATGGCAGGACGCTGCGCCTGAAGCATGCGCTGTCCGAACGTCAGGTGGCGCTGCTGCGCGCGGGCGGACTCATCAACTGGATGCGCGAGCGCGGCTGAAGCGCGCGACCGTCGCTCGCGCGCTTCACTCAAAGAGTGTTCGCTGCTCGCTGGTCGGGGCGGTGGCTTCGTCGGTGCGTTCCAGCTGGCTCAGGCCGACGCCGACGAGGCGGTAGCGCTCTTCGCCGGTGTCTTCTACGCGCGCGAGCAGCTCGATTGCGGCCCGGGCCAGTGCCTCCGCGCTGGCGGGTGGCTGCGCCTGCGTGGCGCGCCGCGTCAGGATCCGAAAGTCGGCGGTCTTGAGCTTGAGCACCACCGTACGGCCGCGGGCACCGACCTTCTGCGCGCTGCGCCAGGTCTTGTCCGCCATGCGCCCAATATGCGGTGGCAGCGCTTCGGCCGGCAGATCCTCGGGCAGGGTGTCCTCGGCGGAAATCGATTTGCGCGGCCGGTCCGGCTGTACCGGGCGCTCGTCGATGCCCCACGCCAGCTCGTAGAGCCGGCCGCCCCAGCGGCCGAAGCGCGCCTCCAGGTCCTCGCGCCGCCAGGCCCGCAGGCTCGCCACGTCGCTGATTCCCAGCGCTTCGAGCTTGGTCTGCATGACCCGGCCGACGCCGGGCAGCCGCGCCACCGGCAGCGGAAGCAGGAAGGCGTCGATGCGTTCGGGGCGCACCACGCAGATGCCGTCCGGCTTGTTGGCGTCGGAGGCCAGCTTGGCCAGGAACTTGTTCGGGGCCACACCCGCGGAGGCGGTCAGCTGCAGCTCCTCGCGGATGGCGCTGCGGATGGCCTCGGCGACGGCGGTGGCGCTGGGCAGCCCGGCGCGGTGCTCGGTGACGTCGAGGTGTGCCTCGTCCAGCGACAGCGGCTCGATCAGCGGCGTGTAGCGCGCGAAGATCGCGCGCACCTGCTGCGAGACGGCGCGATAGCGCGCGAAGTCCGGCGGCACGAAGACCGCGTCCGGGCACAGTCGGGCGGCGCGTACCGAGGGCATGGCCGAGCGTACCCCATAGGGCCGCGCCTCGTAGGAGGCGGCGGTGACCACCGAGCGCGGCCCGGCGCCGCCGACGATGACCGGACGGCCGCGCAGGCCGGGGTCGTCGCGCTGTTCCACCGACGCGTAGAAGGCGTCCATGTCGATGTGCACGATCTTGCGCACGCGATGCTCAGGCAGGTGCTGGGCCGACGATCATGCCGCCAGCTCCGGGAAGGGGCCAGCGCTCAGCGAATGCCGTAGTAGTCGCGGTACCAGTCGACGAAGCGCGCCAGGCCATTATCGAGGGGGGTGTCGGGCGCGAAGCCGACGTCGGCGCTGAGGTCGGCGACGTCGGCGTAGGTGGCATGGACGTCGCCGGGCTGCATGGCGACGTACTCCTTGATGGCCTCCCGACCGCAGAGGCGCTCGAGGGTGGCGATGAAGTCACCGAGTGCCACGGGGCTGTGGTTGCCGATGTTGTAGAGCTTGTAGCGCGCCTGGCTATGGTAGCGGCCGTCGTCGCCGACGGTGATCTGAGGCGGCCGGTCGGCGACGCGCAGCACGCCCTCGACGACGTCGTCGATGTAGGTGAAGTCGCGCTCCAGTTGGCCGTGGTTGAAGACCTTGATCGGCGTGCCCTCGAAGAGGGCCTTGGTGAAGCTGAAGTAGGCCATGTCGGGCCGGCCCCAGGGGCCGTAGACCGTGAAGAAGCGCAGCCCCGTCGTCGGAATACCGTAGAGATGGCTGTAGGCGTGGGCGCTGACCTCGTTGGCCTTCTTGGTGGCGGCGTAGAGGCTGATCGGATAGTCGGTGCGATCACCGGTGGAGAAGGGCAGTTCGGTATTGGCGCCGTAGACGGAACTGGAAGAGGCAAAGACCAAGTGATCCAGCCCCTCGGCGTGCCGGCACAGCTCGAGCAGGTTCTGGAAGCCGATCAGATTGCTGTCGACATAGGCCTGCGGGTTCGACAGCGAGTAGCGCACGCCCGCCTGGGCGGCGAGATGGATCACCGTCTCCGGCCGGGCATCGGCCATGGCCGCACTCAGAGCTTCTGCGTCCTCGAGGCCACCGCGGTGAAAGCGGAAGTTGGGCAGCCCGGCCAGCTCATCAAGGCGGGCCTGTTTCAACGCCGGGTCGTAGTAGGCGTTGCAGTTGTCGAAGCCGACCACCTCGTCTCCCCGGGCGCAGAGCGCCCGGGCGGTGTGGAAGCCGACGAAGCCGGCGGCTCCGGTGAGCAGGATGCGCGCCACTGCTATAGCGGTGCGTTGCGGCCGATGCCGTAGTAATGCATGCCGGCACTGTTGACCAGGCCGGGGTCGTAGATGTTGCGGCCGTCGAAGAGGGCCTTGTCGGTGAGGGTGCGCGCCATCTCGAAGAAGTCCGGGCTGTGGAAGACCTTCCACTCGGTGACCAGCACCAGGGCGTCGCTGCCTTGCAGGGCGTCTTCGGGGGACTCGCAATAGACCAGGTCGTCGCGCTCGCCCCAGATGCGGCGCGCCTCGTCGGTGGCGACCGGGTCGAAGGCACGCACCTTCGCGCCGGCAGCCCAGAGGGCTTCGATCAGCACACGGCTGGAGGCTTCGCGCATGTCGTCGGTGCGCGGCTTGAAGGACAGGCCCCAGATGGCGAAGGTCTTGCCGTTGAGCTCACCCTTGAAGTGGCGCTGGATCTTCTGGAAGAGCAGCGATTTCTGGCGCTCGTTGACCGACTCCACGGCGCGCAGCAGCTCGGCGTCGAAGGCCTGGCCGTCGGCAGTGTGGATCAGCGCCTTGACGTCCTTGGGAAAGCAGGAGCCGCCGTAGCCGGCGCCGGGGTAAATGAAGTGGTAGCCGATACGCGGGTCGGAGCCGATGCCCACACGCACATCCTCGATGTTGGCGCCCAGCTTCTCGGCCAGATTGGCCAGCTCGTTCATGAAGCTGATCTTGGTGGCCAGTATGGCGTTGGCGGCGTACTTGGTCAGCTCGGCGGAGCGCACGTCCATGATGACCAGACGGTCGTGGCTGCGGTTGAAGGGGGCATACAGCGCCTTCATCAGCTCGGCGGTGCGCGGATTGTCGGTGCCGACAATGACGCGATCGGGCTTGGTGAAATCGCTGACGGCGGCGCCTTCCTTGAGGAATTCGGGATTGGAGACGACGTCGAAGTCCACCGGCGTGCCGCGCGCGCCCAGCGCCTCGGCGACGGCTTCGCGCACCTTGTCGGCGGTGCCCACCGGCACCGTCGATTTGGTAACGACGATGCGGTAATCGCCCATGTGCGCGCCGATGGTGCGCGCGACATTGAGCACGTACTGCAGGTCGGCCGAGCCGTCCTCGCCGGGCGGG of Algiphilus aromaticivorans DG1253 contains these proteins:
- a CDS encoding H-NS histone family protein, which encodes MSKYQELLSKIDTLKAQAEEERKKEIADVVADIKQKMAQYDLSPSDLGFSGAKAGKSSSKGKGSVAPKYRDPATGKTWTGRGRAPKWISEAESRGVKRDTFLI
- the queA gene encoding tRNA preQ1(34) S-adenosylmethionine ribosyltransferase-isomerase QueA, with translation MKRSDFHFELPEALIAQHAVEPRSAARMLCVETSGPRDACVADWPGMLAPEDLLVFNDTRVIPARLHATKATGGRVEILLERALDDHRVLVQMRASKTPKPDNRLTVDDDGAAMVVEGREGDFFRLHFPEEPALAVFERAGHVPLPPYITRADTADDRERYQSVFARESGAVAAPTASLHVDDALLAALRSRGVGIRTLTLHVGAGTFAPMRVEDPAQHPMHAERYRVTPELVEAVEATRARGGRVVAVGTTVVRALESAAVDGTLTAGAGETRLFIAPGYRFRVVDALLTNFHLPESTLLMLVCAFGGYEPVMAAYRHAVAGGYRFFSYGDAMWLPRRVDTRARG
- a CDS encoding hydrolase, whose protein sequence is MTIPFQPHPLIRQAHAQTALPALLRRTPHVDWRVERLELSDGDFIDIGHLPPASASTDAPVALLLHGLGGGLDSTYLCATALRLRARGWYCIGVQQRGAGPAPNQLARSYNHGASDDIAWILQQMAQRFPERRRAAIGWSLGGNVLLKTLGEMGARAPLDAAAAVSVPFRLAPCVDHLQRGAARAYQSYLLRGLKAGLRRKHGPVPLPPDADLEAALAAGNFRDFDNAYTAPCNDYADAEDYYERASCGQYLEGIRVPTRIIHALDDPMMVPEIVPDPASLPKTVELLVSPRGGHVGFVAAGQSGVPRMWLEHSLPEWLNARLQPAKDAAVVRDCA
- a CDS encoding sll1863 family stress response protein, producing the protein MNREELMRKARQRLEVLQADIEKLEVKAQHASEDVRAQAETHLQRAREQADELRGRMEEIREAAEGRLQELRGQVDQLGERARETLEKIRGKIGL
- a CDS encoding aconitate hydratase, encoding MAASKPRNVAQKLIAGHLVSGEMRPGDEIGIRIDQTLTQDATGTMVMLELEAMGVDRVQTELSAQYVDHNLIQEDFKNPDDHLFLQSACQRFGIWFSRPGNGISHAVHQERFGAPGRTMLGSDSHTPAAGALGMLAIGAGGLEVALAMAGEPFYLKMPEIWGVKLSGELPDWVSAKDVVLEMLRRHDVKGGVGRIIEYCGPGVDSLSAMDRHVIANMGAELGATTTVFPSDGETRRYLRAQQREDAWSELRADEGAAYDIDEHIDLSALEPLIARPSSPGNVVAVREVAGEPLYQAYIGSSANPGYRDFAVPAKMVDGRVVDPQVSFDVNPSSRAMLETLTRDGLLAPLIHAGARLHQAGCNGCIGMGQAPATGRNSLRTTPRNFPGRSGTPEDAVFLCSPETATASALAGVITDPRDMDMAYPRVADPDDPVVNEAMLQAPLTPEIARQVELIKGPNIASLPEIEGLPDALELPVLLTVGDNVSTDEIMRAGAEVLPFRSNIPEIANFVYDQVDAEYLARAQATGDHAIVGGDNYGQGSSREHAALAPRYLGLRAVLAKSFARIHWQNLVNFGVLPLTFADPADAEALPRDSVIGLEGLHQALAAGPEISAQCDGRTLRLKHALSERQVALLRAGGLINWMRERG
- the dinB gene encoding DNA polymerase IV, translating into MRKIVHIDMDAFYASVEQRDDPGLRGRPVIVGGAGPRSVVTAASYEARPYGVRSAMPSVRAARLCPDAVFVPPDFARYRAVSQQVRAIFARYTPLIEPLSLDEAHLDVTEHRAGLPSATAVAEAIRSAIREELQLTASAGVAPNKFLAKLASDANKPDGICVVRPERIDAFLLPLPVARLPGVGRVMQTKLEALGISDVASLRAWRREDLEARFGRWGGRLYELAWGIDERPVQPDRPRKSISAEDTLPEDLPAEALPPHIGRMADKTWRSAQKVGARGRTVVLKLKTADFRILTRRATQAQPPASAEALARAAIELLARVEDTGEERYRLVGVGLSQLERTDEATAPTSEQRTLFE
- a CDS encoding NAD-dependent epimerase/dehydratase family protein encodes the protein MARILLTGAAGFVGFHTARALCARGDEVVGFDNCNAYYDPALKQARLDELAGLPNFRFHRGGLEDAEALSAAMADARPETVIHLAAQAGVRYSLSNPQAYVDSNLIGFQNLLELCRHAEGLDHLVFASSSSVYGANTELPFSTGDRTDYPISLYAATKKANEVSAHAYSHLYGIPTTGLRFFTVYGPWGRPDMAYFSFTKALFEGTPIKVFNHGQLERDFTYIDDVVEGVLRVADRPPQITVGDDGRYHSQARYKLYNIGNHSPVALGDFIATLERLCGREAIKEYVAMQPGDVHATYADVADLSADVGFAPDTPLDNGLARFVDWYRDYYGIR
- a CDS encoding UDP-glucose dehydrogenase family protein, translated to MKLTIFGSGYVGLVTAACFADAGNHVVCVDIDSARIARLKGGEVPFYEPGLEAIVQRNFEAGRLVFTTDAVEGVNHGLFQFIAVGTPPGEDGSADLQYVLNVARTIGAHMGDYRIVVTKSTVPVGTADKVREAVAEALGARGTPVDFDVVSNPEFLKEGAAVSDFTKPDRVIVGTDNPRTAELMKALYAPFNRSHDRLVIMDVRSAELTKYAANAILATKISFMNELANLAEKLGANIEDVRVGIGSDPRIGYHFIYPGAGYGGSCFPKDVKALIHTADGQAFDAELLRAVESVNERQKSLLFQKIQRHFKGELNGKTFAIWGLSFKPRTDDMREASSRVLIEALWAAGAKVRAFDPVATDEARRIWGERDDLVYCESPEDALQGSDALVLVTEWKVFHSPDFFEMARTLTDKALFDGRNIYDPGLVNSAGMHYYGIGRNAPL